In Musa acuminata AAA Group cultivar baxijiao chromosome BXJ2-8, Cavendish_Baxijiao_AAA, whole genome shotgun sequence, one genomic interval encodes:
- the LOC135619302 gene encoding uncharacterized protein LOC135619302 isoform X1: MVRTKRSEKGVRIAMGVLQEGSWCCFLAGRGKSERVKVSIFTSKGPALAAISVAVGAGGVWGSGGGGTGFLIHRNLLLTTHAILPTVVAAEAAEVRLCHGRLSARLVPQRFFITSSILDLTVVGLDIMGGDSSSQVQQPQYLKTCCKPSLQLGTTVFLLGHTDKKELTFGEGKVVIATDNLIKLTMDGVTLCPGSAGFDAQGNLAFMVCDPMKLASSPSARSYASSSSTNSWKKDVPMQFGIPIPVICNWLYQHWEGSLDEVSKPKLSLIRLMTTGQCENSNASFTFCRVIKTNEDNNDRLSSSQMVQRSKYYPGSSSSANGKSFYNENPIADLRLTPEQGILSPEFSGSVEKKDHATLQLLDVSMLSKSPKSIFLPLPLRQMLSDEANVEGHRPGDRLNENGCVSQELTRAYREANHKVPPVSTWQNNCFSEVQSSSCPLENGKKDGFDSGEETMYSAETMESRNIPSPQQNKLQTVARSQSCVNYSRWTFGKQNTVARKAVLLKQHTIIPIQKLDSQAAALPQRSHDYCSPTVSSSLKKRNSLEQMTRPHRNVIQVSPRWMF; encoded by the exons ATGGTGCGCACGAAGCGAAGCGAGAAGGGAGTAAGGATCGCGATGGGGGTTCTGCAAGAGGGGTCGTGGTGTTGCTTCCTCGCCGGCCGAGGAAAATCGGAGCGGGTCAAAGTTAGCATCTTCACCTCCAAGGGTCCCGCCTTGGCCGCCATCTCCGTGGCCGTAGGTGCCGGAGGTGTTTGGGGCTCGGGTGGTGGAGGGACCGGGTTCCTCATCCACCGCAATCTTCTTCTTACTACTCACGCCATCCTCCCGACGGTAGTTGCTGCTGAGGCCGCCGAAGTCCGCCTCTGCCATGGCCGCCTCTCTGCCAGACTTGTGCCCCAAAG ATTCTTCATTACAAGTTCCATTCTTGATCTTACAGTTGTGGGACTTGATATAATGGGTGGTGACTCATCCTCACAGGTGCAGCAGCCTCAGTACTTGAAAACCTGCTGCAAGCCTAGTCTTCAACTGGGTACTACAGTTTTTCTTTTAGGGCACACAGATAAAAAAGAGCTGACATTTGGTGAGGGAAAAGTAGTAATAGCTACTGACAACCTCATAAAATTGACTATGGATGGGGTCACATTGTGCCCTGGATCTGCTGGTTTTGATGCACAAGGAAATCTAGCTTTTATGGTATGTGATCCCATGAAACTTGCCTCCTCTCCCAGTGCAAGATCTTATGCATCCTCTTCATCAACCAATTCATGGAAGAAGGATGTTCCTATGCAATTTGGGATCCCCATTCCTGTCATTTGTAATTGGTTATATCAGCATTGGGAAGGGAGCTTGGATGAGGTTAGCAAGCCCAAGTTATCTCTCATTCGGTTGATGACCACAGGACAGTGTGAAAATTCTAATGCTTCTTTCACCTTTTGCCGGGTCATCAAGACCAATGAGGACAACAATGATCGATTGTCATCATCACAGATGGTTCAACGGTCTAAATATTATCCTGGATCAAGCAGCTCAGCTAATGGAAAAAGTTTCTACAATGAAAACCCAATTGCTGATCTGCGTTTGACTCCCGAGCAGGGAATTCTATCTCCAGAATTTTCTGGGTCTGTTGAGAAGAAAGACCATGCCACATTGCAGCTCTTGGATGTTAGCATGCTTTCCAAGTCTCCAAAATCCATATTTTTACCACTTCCCCTCAGACAGATGCTCTCTGATGAAGCCAATGTTGAAGGCCACAGACCTGGAGACCGATTGAATGAAAATGGTTGTGTGTCACAAGAATTAACAAGAGCATATCGGGAAGCTAATCATAAGGTTCCTCCTGTTAGTACGTGGCAAAATAATTGCTTCAGTGAGGTGCAGTCAAGTTCATGTCCTTTGGAGAATGGGAAGAAGGATGGGTTTGATAGTGGAGAGGAAACAATGTACTCAGCTGAAACTATGGAAAGCAGAAACATCCCAAGTCCTCAACAAAACAAGCTCCAAACTGTTGCTAGAAGCCAGAGTTGTGTTAACTATAGCAGATGGACTTTTGGTAAGCAAAACACAGTGGCACGGAAAGCAGTGTTACTGAAACAGCATACGATAATTCCGATACAGAAATTGGATTCACAAGCTGCAGCATTACCTCAACGGAGTCATGATTATTGCAGTCCGACCGTCTCCTCAAGCTTGAAGAAGCGGAACAGCTTAGAGCAGATGACGAGACCTCATCGAAATGTCATTCAGGTGTCTCCCAGGTGGATGTTTTGA
- the LOC135619302 gene encoding uncharacterized protein LOC135619302 isoform X2, which produces MAASLPDLCPKVVGLDIMGGDSSSQVQQPQYLKTCCKPSLQLGTTVFLLGHTDKKELTFGEGKVVIATDNLIKLTMDGVTLCPGSAGFDAQGNLAFMVCDPMKLASSPSARSYASSSSTNSWKKDVPMQFGIPIPVICNWLYQHWEGSLDEVSKPKLSLIRLMTTGQCENSNASFTFCRVIKTNEDNNDRLSSSQMVQRSKYYPGSSSSANGKSFYNENPIADLRLTPEQGILSPEFSGSVEKKDHATLQLLDVSMLSKSPKSIFLPLPLRQMLSDEANVEGHRPGDRLNENGCVSQELTRAYREANHKVPPVSTWQNNCFSEVQSSSCPLENGKKDGFDSGEETMYSAETMESRNIPSPQQNKLQTVARSQSCVNYSRWTFGKQNTVARKAVLLKQHTIIPIQKLDSQAAALPQRSHDYCSPTVSSSLKKRNSLEQMTRPHRNVIQVSPRWMF; this is translated from the exons ATGGCCGCCTCTCTGCCAGACTTGTGCCCCAAAG TTGTGGGACTTGATATAATGGGTGGTGACTCATCCTCACAGGTGCAGCAGCCTCAGTACTTGAAAACCTGCTGCAAGCCTAGTCTTCAACTGGGTACTACAGTTTTTCTTTTAGGGCACACAGATAAAAAAGAGCTGACATTTGGTGAGGGAAAAGTAGTAATAGCTACTGACAACCTCATAAAATTGACTATGGATGGGGTCACATTGTGCCCTGGATCTGCTGGTTTTGATGCACAAGGAAATCTAGCTTTTATGGTATGTGATCCCATGAAACTTGCCTCCTCTCCCAGTGCAAGATCTTATGCATCCTCTTCATCAACCAATTCATGGAAGAAGGATGTTCCTATGCAATTTGGGATCCCCATTCCTGTCATTTGTAATTGGTTATATCAGCATTGGGAAGGGAGCTTGGATGAGGTTAGCAAGCCCAAGTTATCTCTCATTCGGTTGATGACCACAGGACAGTGTGAAAATTCTAATGCTTCTTTCACCTTTTGCCGGGTCATCAAGACCAATGAGGACAACAATGATCGATTGTCATCATCACAGATGGTTCAACGGTCTAAATATTATCCTGGATCAAGCAGCTCAGCTAATGGAAAAAGTTTCTACAATGAAAACCCAATTGCTGATCTGCGTTTGACTCCCGAGCAGGGAATTCTATCTCCAGAATTTTCTGGGTCTGTTGAGAAGAAAGACCATGCCACATTGCAGCTCTTGGATGTTAGCATGCTTTCCAAGTCTCCAAAATCCATATTTTTACCACTTCCCCTCAGACAGATGCTCTCTGATGAAGCCAATGTTGAAGGCCACAGACCTGGAGACCGATTGAATGAAAATGGTTGTGTGTCACAAGAATTAACAAGAGCATATCGGGAAGCTAATCATAAGGTTCCTCCTGTTAGTACGTGGCAAAATAATTGCTTCAGTGAGGTGCAGTCAAGTTCATGTCCTTTGGAGAATGGGAAGAAGGATGGGTTTGATAGTGGAGAGGAAACAATGTACTCAGCTGAAACTATGGAAAGCAGAAACATCCCAAGTCCTCAACAAAACAAGCTCCAAACTGTTGCTAGAAGCCAGAGTTGTGTTAACTATAGCAGATGGACTTTTGGTAAGCAAAACACAGTGGCACGGAAAGCAGTGTTACTGAAACAGCATACGATAATTCCGATACAGAAATTGGATTCACAAGCTGCAGCATTACCTCAACGGAGTCATGATTATTGCAGTCCGACCGTCTCCTCAAGCTTGAAGAAGCGGAACAGCTTAGAGCAGATGACGAGACCTCATCGAAATGTCATTCAGGTGTCTCCCAGGTGGATGTTTTGA